DNA sequence from the Thermodesulfobacteriota bacterium genome:
ATGCGGCTGCGGCCAAACGAGCGGCTTACGGCTCGGTACTTGGAACGCTACCTGCTGTCGGCGAGCGGCCGGAGACAGATCCAAGCTGCGGCGTCCGGCACTTCCGGAAGCATGGTGAAGATAAGCGGTCCCACCGTCATGGCTATGAGGGTTTCTCTTCCCTCCGTCCAAGACCAGAACCGCATCACGGAGGTCCTCGACACCGTCGACGAGGCCATCCGGAAGACCGAGCAGGTCATCGCCAAACTCCAACAGATGAAGCAGGGCCTGCTCCACGACCTTCTCACGCGCGGCATCGACCACAACGGCGAACTCCGCCCCCCGCCCTCGGAAGCGCCGCATCTGTACAAAGACTCGCCGTCGGGGAAGGTGCCGAGGGAGTGGAATTTG
Encoded proteins:
- a CDS encoding restriction endonuclease subunit S; this translates as MSRPGWEIVPLCDLLEGPPRNGYSPKEASDWTGTQMLGLGCLTVDGFWPLQLKNAPIGDQRLKSAILQEGDLLVSRSNTRELVGLAGIYADVGTPCTYPDLMMRLRPNERLTARYLERYLLSASGRRQIQAAASGTSGSMVKISGPTVMAMRVSLPSVQDQNRITEVLDTVDEAIRKTEQVIAKLQQMKQGLLHDLLTRGIDHNGELRPPPSEAPHLYKDSPSGKVPREWNL